Proteins from a single region of Takifugu rubripes chromosome 4, fTakRub1.2, whole genome shotgun sequence:
- the emx2 gene encoding homeobox protein EMX2: MFQPTPKRCFTIESLVAKDNPVPASRSEEPIRPAALSYANSGQMNPFLNGFHSSGRGVYSNPDLVFAEAVSHPPNSAIPVHPVAPPHALAAHPLTSSHSPHPLFGSQQRDPSTFYPWLLHRYRYLGHRFQGNETSPESFLLHNALARKPKRIRTAFSPSQLLRLEHAFEKNHYVVGAERKQLAHSLSLTETQVKVWFQNRRTKFKRQKLEEEGSESQQKKKGSHHVNRWRLATKQSSPEEIDVTSDD, encoded by the exons ATGTTTCAACCTACACCCAAGAGGTGTTTTACTATAGAGTCTTTAGTGGCGAAGGATAATCCTGTACCGGCGTCCCGGTCCGAGGAGCCCATCAGGCCAGCAGCTCTCAGCTATGCAAACTCAGGCCAGATGAATCCTTTTCTCAACGGCTTCCACTCCAGCGGTCGAGGGGTCTATTCTAACCCAGACTTGGTGTTCGCTGAGGCGGTCTCTCATCCGCCAAACTCCGCCATCCCGGTGCACCCGGTGGCCCCGCCGCACGCTCTGGCCGCGCACCCCCTTACATCCTCACACAGTCCGCACCCGCTTTTTGGCAGCCAGCAAAGGGACCCGTCAACTTTCTACCCCTGGTTATTACACAGATATAGGTACTTGGGCCACAGATTTCAAG GTAATGAAACAAGTCCAGAGAGTTTTCTTTTACACAACGCCCTGGCCAGAAAGCCCAAAAGAATCCGGACAGCTTTTTCACCTTCGCAGCTCCTGCGGCTCGAACACGCGTTTGAGAAAAACCATTATGTGgttggagcagagaggaaacagcTCGCACACAGCCTTAGTCTGACAGAAACTCAG gtAAAAGTGTGGTTTCAGAACCGGAGGACTAAGTTCAAGCGACAGAagttggaggaggagggctcTGAGtctcagcagaagaagaaaggatCGCATCACGTAAACCGGTGGAGACTGGCGACGAAACAGTCGAGCCCGGAGGAAATTGATGTCACTTCggacgattaa
- the eif3s10 gene encoding eukaryotic translation initiation factor 3 subunit A, translating into MPAYFQRPENALKRANEFLEVGKKQPALDVLYDVIKSKKHRTWQKIHEPIMLKYLELCVDLRKSHLAKEGLYQYKNICQQVNIKSLEDVVRAYLKLAEEKTETAKEESQQMVLDIEDLDNIQTPESVLLSAVSGEDTQDRTDRLLLTPWVKFLWESYRQCLDLLRNNSKVERLYHDIAQQAFKFCLQYTRKAEFRKLCDNLRMHLGQIQRHHNQSTAINLNNPESQSMHLETRLVQLDSAISMELWQEAFKAVEDIHGLFSLSKKPPKPQLMANYYNKVSTVFWKSGNALFHACTLHRLYHLSREMRKNLTQEEMQRMSTKVLLATLSIPITPERTDIARLLDMDGIIVEKHRRLATLLGLQSPPTRQSLINDMVRFNLLQYVVPEVKELYNWLEVDFHPLKLSGRVTKVLNWVRDQAEKEGDLQQYVPHLQSNTILRLLQQVAQIYQSIEFTRLASLVPFVDAFQLERSIVDAARHCDLQVRTDHTTRTLSFGSDLNYSTKEDSPVGPFLQKMPSEQIRNQLTAMSASLAKAIQVIKPASILQERDDQSQQAIAAYLKNARKDHQRILARRQTIEERKERLESLNIQREKEELEQREAEMQKVRKAEEERLRLEAKEREKERIMQEHEQIKKKTVRERLEQIKKTELGAKAFKDIDIEDLEELDPDFIMAKQVEQLEKEKKELQERLKNQEKKIDYFERAKRLEEIPPIKKAYEEQRVKDMELWELQEEERISNMKVEREKALEHKKRMSRMMEDKENFLSKITAARSFIYKEKLKAFEERLVEERKKRLEERRKQRKEERRNTYYRQKEEEEQRIHEEQLKKEREERERLEQEQREEEEREYQERLRKLEEQERKQRARQQEIEERERRREEERRGQTEEKPKDSGEKEEGVWRRRTEGESEWRRPGADKEGRDEDREEKESSFRRGEGSRRGGDDRAIRRGFDDDRGPRRGMDDDQGPRRGGDDDRGPRRGFDDDRGPWRGEDDRGPRRGFDDDRGPRRGFDDDRGPRRAFDDDRGPRRGGDDDRAGRRGFDDDRGPRRGFDDDRGPRRGMDDIRGPRRGADDDWGSRRDEDRGGRRGMDDGPRRGEDSKPWKPLGRPGGWREREKAREESWGPPRGDDEGDDADESERSSDRFRDRRPQRDDTWRRAAPDEGSSWRDSRRDDADREDRRERDDRRERDDRRDRDDRRERVDRDRRDDREPRGPIRSQEEGSSWRRGGEDKREERDRERPKDRDERDAEEENLRRIKNETDDDGWTTVRR; encoded by the exons ATGCCGGCGTACTTTCAGAGGCCAGAGAATGCTCTGAAACGCGCGAACG AATTTCTTGAGGTCGGCAAGAAGCAGCCCGCCTTGGATGTTCTGTATGATgtcattaaaagcaaaaaacacCGAACATGGCAGAAGATCCACGAACCCATCATGCTCAAGTACCTGGAGCTCTGCGTGGATCTCCGGAAGAGTCACCTGGCCAAAGAGGGTCTCTACCAGTACAAGAACATTTGTCAGCAG GTGAACATTAAATCTCTGGAAGATGTAGTAAGAGCTTACCTTAAACTGGCAGAGGAGAAAACTGAGACAGCCAAGGAAGAATCTCAGCAGATGGTTCTGGACATTGAGGATCTGGACAACATTCAGACTCCTGAGAG TGTACTTCTAAGTGCTGTAAGTGGAGAGGACACTCAGGATCGTACTGACCGCCTGCTTCTCACTCCTTGGGTGAAGTTCTTGTGGGAGTCCTACCGCCAGTGCCTGGACCTGCTGCGAAACAACTCCAAAGTGGAGCGCTTGTACCATGACATCGCTCAGCAAG CGTTCAAGTTTTGCCTTCAGTACACCCGCAAAGCAGAGTTCCGCAAGCTTTGTGACAACTTGCGTATGCACTTGGGTCAGATCCAGCGCCACCACAACCAGAGCACCGCCATTAATCTCAACAACCCTGAAAGCCAGTCCATGCACCTGGAGACACGCCTGGTGCAGCTGGACAGTGCTATAAGCATGGAATTGTGGCAG GAAGCATTTAAGGCTGTGGAGGATATCCATGGCCTCTTCTCTCTTTCCAAGAAGCCTCCCAAACCACAGCTCATGGCCAACTACTACAACAAGGTGTCTACAGTCTTCTGGAAATCTGGAAATGCTCTCTTCCATGCCTGCACCCTCCATCGCCTCTATCACCTTTCAAGAGAAATGCGCAAAAATCTGACCCAGGAGGAAATGCAGAG AATGTCCACCAAAGTCCTCCTTGCCACGCTGTCTATTCCCATCACCCCCGAGCGCACTGACATTGCTCGGCTGCTCGACATGGATGGCATCATTGTGGAAAAGCACCGCAGACTGGCCACCCTCCTGGGGCTGCAGTCTCCACCAACTCGACAAAGTCTAATTAATGACATG GTGAGGTTTAATTTGCTGCAGTATGTTGTTCCCGAAGTTAAAGAACTCTACAACTGGCTTGAAGTAGACTTTCACCCCCTGAAGTTGAGTGGAAGAGTGACCAAG GTGTTGAACTGGGTAAGAGATCAAGCTGAGAAGGAGGGTGATCTGCAGCAATATGTCCCTCACCTGCAGAGTAACACCATCTTAAGGCTCCTTCAGCAG GTTGCACAGATATATCAGAGTATTGAGTTCACCCGTCTGGCCTCTCTGGTTCCATTTGTGGATGCCTTCCAGCTGGAACGCTCCATTGTGGATGCTGCTCGGCACTGCGATTTGCAG GTCCGTACAGATCACACCACTCGCACTCTGAGCTTTGGGTCTGATTTGAACTACTCTACCAAAGAGGATTCCCCAGTTGGCCCTTTTCTACAGAAAATGCCCTCCGAGCAAATCAGGAACCAGCTGACTGCCATGTCTGCATCATTGGCCAAAGCTATCCAGGTCATCAAGCCTGCCTCCATCCTG CAAGAGCGTGATGACCAGAGCCAACAGGCTATTGCCGCCTACTTAAAAAATGCTCGCAAAGATCATCAACGGATTTTGGCTCGTAGACAGACCattgaagaaagaaaggagcGCCTGGAGAGCCTGAACATCCAGCGTGAGAAGGAGGAACTGGAGCAGCGAGAGGCTGAGATGCAAAAGGTTCGCAAGGCTGAGGAGGAGCGTCTGCGCTTGGAGGccaaggagagagaaaaagagcgCATCATGCAGGAACACGAGCAGATCAAGAAGAAGACAGTCCGTGAACGTTTGGAGCAAATTAAGAAGACTGAACTCGGAGCAAAAGCTTTCAAGGACATTGATATTGAG GACCTTGAGGAGCTTGATCCTGACTTCATTATGGCAAAGCAGGTGGAACAGCttgagaaggagaagaaggagcttCAAGAGCGTCTTAAAAACCAAGAGAAGAAG ATTGATTACTTTGAGAGAGCGAAACGTCTCGAAGAGATTCCGCCGATAAAGAAGGCCTACGAGGAGCAGCGCGTGAAGGACATGGAGCTGTGGGAGttgcaggaagaagaaagg ATCAGCAATATGAAAGTTGAAAGAGAGAAAGCTCTTGAGCACAAGAAACGCATGTCCAGGATGAtggaagacaaagaaaacttCTTATCCAAAATCACTGCCGCCCGTAGCTTCATCTACAAG GAAAAACTGAAAGCTTTTGAGGAGCGcttggtggaggagaggaagaagcgcttggaagaaaggaggaaacaGCGCAAAGAGGAGCGACGCAACACTTACTACCgccagaaagaggaagaggagcagcgtATCCATGAGGAGCAGCTCAAGAAAG AGCGTGAGGAGCGTGAACGCCTTGAACAGGAGCAgcgagaagaggaggagcgcgAGTATCAGGAGCGACTGCGTAaattggaggagcaggagcgaaAACAGCGTGCCCGCCAGCAAGAAATTGAAGAGCGAGAACGCCGGCgcgaggaagagaggagaggccaaACTGAAGAAAAACCCAAG GACTCTGGTGAAAAGGAAGAAGGAGTGTGGCGGAGGCGCACAGAGGGTGAATCGGAATGGCGGCGCCCCGGTGCTGACAA GGAAGGTCGTGATGAGGAccgagaggagaaagagagttCCTTCAGACGAGGCGAGGGATCTCGCAGGGGCGGAGATGATAGAGCTATCCGTCGTGGCTTTGATGACGACCGAGGTCCACGCCGCGGAATGGACGATGACCAGGGTCCACGCCGTGGGGGCGATGATGACCGAGGTCCCCGTAGAGGCTTTGATGATGATCGCGGCCCTTGGAGGGGTGAAGATGACCGTGGCCCCAGGCGTGGCTTTGACGACGATCGTGGCCCCAGGCGTGGCTTTGACGACGATCGTGGCCCCAGACGTGCCTTTGATGATGACCGTGGTCCCAGGAGAGGTGGAGATGACGACCGCGCCGGAAGACGTGGCTTTGATGACGATCGTGGTCCTAGACGTGGCTTTGATGATGACCGAGGTCCCCGTAGAGGAATGGATGACATAAGAGGTCCTAGGCGTGGGGCAGATGATGACTGGGGTTCCAGAAGagatgaggacagaggtggaaggAGAGGCATGGATGATGGACCGCGTCGTGGCGAGGACTCCAAACCCTGGAAGCCTCTGGGGAGACCTG GTGGTTGGCGTGAGCGAGAGAAGGCGCGTGAGGAGAGTTGGGGTCCTCCTCGTGGTGACGATGAAGGCGAcgatgctgatgagtccgaaaGATCCAGCGATCGCTTCAGAGACCGTCGTCCTCAAAG GGACGAcacctggaggagagcagcccCAGATGAGGGATCCTCGTGGCGAGATAGTCGAAGAGATGATGCTGACCGTGAAGACCGGCGTGAGCGCGACGACCGGCGTGAGCGCGACGACCGGCGTGACCGTGACGACCGCCGCGAGCGTGTTGACAGAGACCGTAGGGATGACCGTGAACCTAGAGGTCCAATTAGAAGTCAGGAGGAAG GCAGTTCCTGGCGTCGTGGAGGTGAAGACAAGAGGGAGGAACGGGACAGAGAGCGACCCAAGGACAGAGATGAACGCGATGCAGAGGAAGAGAACCTTCGTCGCATCAAGAACGAAACAGACGACGATGGTTGGACCACTGTCCGCCGCTGA
- the dennd10 gene encoding DENN domain-containing protein 10, translating to MHEVWNMAATETQLMSSVALIEKDMNGDTLWVWCYPSVGSDFRQVLLSKCCLTQDSRDFHTFVFGQYCRTWFYITTVEVQEPTALSKVTHFSVVITAKDFNPEKYAALNRVLGRMYIKHGSPVKMMEAYVSVLTKGLCQSDENGSFLIKDYDIRKAYLAGSIKDVVSQFGMETIILYTALMLKKRIVVHHPRVEALLEFTRVLPTLTWHRKDWSIVHPYVHLTDTEIEVLKKCPGYVAGFVDPEVSNRPDLFDVYVNLPERVIQVTQNAKEAMAMGKLHKDIGHLIMQSAEDPERSESQVIMDISVKTKEILTNLVGLADECEDSKITLEGLKRHHFPPVTENFLFHLAAAEQLLRI from the exons ATGCATGAG GTATGGAATATGGCAGCAACAGAAACGCAGCTGATGTCAAGTGTCGCATTAATCG AGAAAGATATGAATGGAGACACCCTCTGGGTATGGTGCTATCCTTCTGTGGGCTCAGACTTCAGACAAGTTCTGCTCAGCAAGTGCTGTTTAACGCAAGACAGCCGGGATTTccacacatttgtgtttggtCAGTACTGTCGCACATGGTTCTACATCACCACGGTAGAAGTGCAAGAACCTACTGCGCTCTCTAAG GTTACTCATTTTTCAGTAGTTATCACAGCAAAAGATTTCAATCCTGAGAAGTATGCTGCTCTTAACAGAGTACTTGGCAG GATGTACATTAAACATGGTAGTCCAGTAAAAATGATGGAGGCTTATGTCAGTGTGCTCACCAAAGGACTTTGTCAGAGCGATGAAAATGGCTCATTTCTTATTAAGGACTACGATATCCGCAAAGCCTACTTGGCTGGTTCAATTAAAG ATGTGGTGTCACAGTTTGGTATGGAGACCATCATTCTTTATACTGCGCTTATGCTGAAGAAGAGGATCGTCGTCCACCACCCTCGGGTTGAGGCATTGTTGGAATTTACAAG AGTTCTACCCACCCTGACATGGCACCGGAAAGACTGGTCCATTGTGCACCCATATGTGCACCTGACTGATACAGAGATAGAAGTTCTGAAGAAATGCCCCG GCTATGTAGCAGGTTTTGTGGACCCCGAAGTGAGCAACAGACCTGACTTATTTGATGTCTATGTCAACCTGCCAGAGAGAGTCATCCAAGTAACCCAGAATGCCAAAG AGGCAATGGCCATGGGCAAATTACACAAAGACATCGGACACCTTATCATGCAGTCAGCAGAGGATCCTGAGAGGTCAGAGAGTCAGGTTATTATG GATATTTCTGTCAAGACAAAAGAGATCCTCACTAACTTGGTGGGTCTGGCTGACGAGTGTGAAGACTCCAAGATCACACTGGAGGGTTTAAAGCGGCACCATTTCCCTCCGGTAACAGAGaacttcctttttcatttggcagcagcagagcagctcctaCGTATATga